AGCAGCGGGGCGTCGGTGAGCTGCTTCTGCACGTCGGGGCGCTTGTCGTCCAGCACGCGCAGCGGGTTGATCTCGGCCCGGCGCAGGGTGTCCTCGTCCAGGTCGAGGCCGCGCAGGAAGTCCTGGAGCGCGGCCCGGTAGACGGGGCGGCACTCCTGGTCGCCCAGGCTGTTGAGCAGGATGCGGAAGTTCCGCAGGCCCAGCGCGCGGTACGACTGGTCGGCCAGGATGATCAGCTCGGCGTCGAGGGCCGGGTCCTCGGCACCGATCGCCTCGGCGCCGACCTGGGAGAAGTGGCGGTAACGGCCCTTCTGGGGGCGCTCGTAGCGGTACTGCGAGCCCGAGTACCAGACCTTGACCGGGAGGTTGCCCGCCTTGTGCAGGTTGGCCTCCAGGACCGCGCGCAGCACGGGGGCGGTCGTCTCCGGGCGCAGGGCGAGCCGGTCGCCGCCCTTGGTCTCGAAGACGTACATCTCCTTGGTCACGATGTCGGTCGACTCGCCGACACCGCGCGCGAACAGCTCGACGTTCTCGAAGCCGGGCGTCTCGATGTAGCCGTAGCCGGAGTTGCGCAGGGGGGCCGCGATCGCCTCGCGGACCGCCAGGTACTTGGCGGAGTCGGGGGGCAGTAGGTCGTACGTGCCCTTGGGGGCCTTGAAGGTGCTCACGGAAGGTCTCTCGTCACATTCCTCGTCGGGGCGCGCCGGGCGCGCTGTGCTCCTGGCGGCCCGCCGCCACCTGCCGCAGATACGGGTTGGTGGCGCGCTCCTGGCCGATGGTCGTGTAGTCGTTGTGACCGGGCAGCACCACGGTGGCGTCGTCGAGCGGCAGGACCACGCGGGCCAGGGACTCGAGCATGTCGTCCATGGAGCCACCGGGGAAGTCGGTGCGTCCGATGGAGCCGGCGAACAGCAGGTCGCCCGAGAACATGACCGGCGGGATGTCCGCCGACTCGGGCAGACCGAAGGTCACCGACCCCTTCGTATGGCCCGGCGCGTGCGCGACGGTCAGCTCCAGGCCCGCCAGTTCCAGCTTGGCGCCGTCGGTCAGCTCCTTGACGTCGTCCGGCTCCCCGACCGTCAGCTCGCCCATGAGCGGCATGCCGATGGTGCGGCCGATGCCCTTCTCGGGGTCGCTCATCATGTACCGGTCCTCGGGGTGGATCCAGGCGGGCACGTCGTGCGCGCCGCACACCGGGACGACCGAGGCGACGTGGTCGATGTGGCCGTGGGTGAGGACGACGGCGACGGGCTTGAGCCGATGCTTCCTGATCGCTTCCTCGACTCCGGGGGCCGCCTGGTGGCCCGGGTCGATGATCACGCACTCCTCACCGGCGGCGGGGGCGACGAGATAACAGTTCGTCCCCCAGGCCCCGGCGGGGAACCCGGCAATGAGCACGATCGTCCTTCGTTTGTGTCGGTACGGGTGGGCTTGCGAACGGGCCGCGCCCATGGTCAGAGCCTACCGGCGGTGCCGTTTCCTCAGCGAACCCATATACGGTACGGGGCTACACGCCCACGGTCGGCTCATCGCACCCACGCGTACCGGTCGGCACACGAAGACGCATGAGGAGAGAAACCGGTGGTCAGCCAGGAGCAGCGGCGGCGTCAGCTCGCCCGGGAGAAGTTCTTGCGGCAGCAGCAGCGACGTACCTCCGCGCGGCGCAAGGCGCGCACCCGCAACGCGGCGATCGCGTCGGTGCTCGGCGTGATTCTGATCGGCAGCGTCGCGCTGTACACGACCGGAGTGGTCCTCAAGGACGACGACGACAAGACGAACGCCAACGCGGAGGTCACGCCGAGCCCTTCGGCGAGCAAGAAGGCCGAGGACCCGTGCGACAAGCCCGCCGAGGGCAAGGTCAAGACGCAGACCTGGAAGAAGGAACCTGCGATGACCATCGACAAGTCGGCGAAGTACGCGATGAAACTGTCGACGACCTGCGGTGACATAGGGATCGACCTGAAGACGTCGGCGGCGCCGCACACCGTCAACTCGTTCAACTTCCTTGCGGGGAAGGGGTTCTTCGACCACACGCCGTGCCACCGGCTCACCACCAACGGGATCTTCGTGCTCCAGTGCGGCGACCCGACGGGCCAGGGCAACGGTGGACCGGGCTACAACATCCCGGACGAGAACCTGAAGGACAAGAGCCTGAAGAAGAACACGTACCCGGCGGGCACGATCGCGATGGCGAACACCGGGCAGCCGAACTCCGGCGGCAGCCAGTTCTTCCTCGTGTACCAGGACAGTCCGCTGCCGCCCAGCTACACGCCGTTCGGCACGATTTCCGAGGACGGCATGACCGTGCTCAAGAAGATCGCGGCGGCCGGCGAGAGCACCGGCGCGGGTGACGGGGCACCCAACGCGACGGTCGTGATCGACAAGGCCACCGTCTCGAAATCCTGACCCTCATCAGCGAAAGTTCGGTCGCGCGGGATGCGGACAGGCCACCCGCCGGTCGCCTATCTTGGCCGTGACGAAACTGTGGACGATGCCCGGGGGAAGCGAATCCCTCCGTCGGCATCATGTGGAGGAGGCGCTGTGAGCAGCGACCCGTGGGGCCGCGTCGACGAGACGGGCACCGTGTACGTGCGTACGGCCGACGGCGAGCAGGTCGTCGGTTCCTGGCAGGCGGGCTCCCCCGAGGAAGCGCTGGCCTATTTCGAACGCAAGTACGAAGGCCTGGTTGTCGAGATCGGCCTCCTCGAAAAGCGGGTGAAGACCACCGACCTGTCGGCGAAGGACGCCCAGACCGCCGTCGACCACCTGCGCGAGCAGGTGGACGCGCACCACGCGGTCGGCGACCTGGACGCGCTGCGGGCCCGGCTGGACAAGCTCGTCGGCCTCGTGGAGACACGGCGCGAGGA
The Streptomyces sp. NBC_01723 genome window above contains:
- the hisS gene encoding histidine--tRNA ligase; this translates as MSTFKAPKGTYDLLPPDSAKYLAVREAIAAPLRNSGYGYIETPGFENVELFARGVGESTDIVTKEMYVFETKGGDRLALRPETTAPVLRAVLEANLHKAGNLPVKVWYSGSQYRYERPQKGRYRHFSQVGAEAIGAEDPALDAELIILADQSYRALGLRNFRILLNSLGDQECRPVYRAALQDFLRGLDLDEDTLRRAEINPLRVLDDKRPDVQKQLTDAPLLRDYLCDACKAYHEEVRDLITAAGVVFEDDPKLVRGLDYYTRTTFEFVHDGLGSQSAVGGGGRYDGLSEMIGGPALPSVGWALGVDRTVLALEAEGIELDIPSATSVYAVPLGEEARRILFAKVTELRKNGVAADFSYGGKGLKAAMKAANRSGARYALVLGERDLADGVVQLKDMESGEQTAIGVNEIVAELESRLG
- a CDS encoding MBL fold metallo-hydrolase → MLIAGFPAGAWGTNCYLVAPAAGEECVIIDPGHQAAPGVEEAIRKHRLKPVAVVLTHGHIDHVASVVPVCGAHDVPAWIHPEDRYMMSDPEKGIGRTIGMPLMGELTVGEPDDVKELTDGAKLELAGLELTVAHAPGHTKGSVTFGLPESADIPPVMFSGDLLFAGSIGRTDFPGGSMDDMLESLARVVLPLDDATVVLPGHNDYTTIGQERATNPYLRQVAAGRQEHSAPGAPRRGM
- a CDS encoding peptidylprolyl isomerase, yielding MVSQEQRRRQLAREKFLRQQQRRTSARRKARTRNAAIASVLGVILIGSVALYTTGVVLKDDDDKTNANAEVTPSPSASKKAEDPCDKPAEGKVKTQTWKKEPAMTIDKSAKYAMKLSTTCGDIGIDLKTSAAPHTVNSFNFLAGKGFFDHTPCHRLTTNGIFVLQCGDPTGQGNGGPGYNIPDENLKDKSLKKNTYPAGTIAMANTGQPNSGGSQFFLVYQDSPLPPSYTPFGTISEDGMTVLKKIAAAGESTGAGDGAPNATVVIDKATVSKS